One genomic segment of Streptomyces niveus includes these proteins:
- a CDS encoding FecCD family ABC transporter permease produces MTCRTTPGRRRLRHALVLASLAAALACAVVAGLALGSVRIPPGEVLTILTGGAEPSPFRTIVLDVRLPRVLLGAVVGAGLAVVGTVLQALVRNRLADPFLLGISSGASAGAVLVLVLGVGSGIGAGITTTVAMPAAAFAGSLTAMALVYTLARRGGTMTGGRLVLAGVTVSYILSALTTLVLVVSARPEHFQEALFWSLGGLGSARWGTLAVPAVVLVAGTAVLMALARPLDLLLVGEEGATVLGLDTARFRAAVFVLASLVTGVMVAASGAIGFVGLLVPHAARMAVGAGHRPLLPVAALGGAVVLVTADLAARTVAAPQDIPVGVLTALIGGPFFLWLMRRRPEGAPV; encoded by the coding sequence ATGACCTGTCGGACCACGCCCGGCCGGCGCCGGCTGCGGCACGCCCTCGTGCTCGCCTCGCTCGCCGCGGCCCTCGCCTGCGCCGTCGTCGCCGGGCTCGCGCTCGGCTCCGTCCGTATCCCGCCCGGTGAGGTCCTCACGATCCTCACCGGCGGCGCGGAACCCAGCCCCTTCCGCACGATCGTCCTGGACGTGCGGCTGCCGCGCGTGCTGCTCGGCGCCGTCGTCGGCGCCGGGCTCGCCGTCGTCGGGACCGTCCTCCAGGCCCTCGTACGCAACCGGCTGGCCGACCCGTTCCTCCTCGGCATCTCCTCGGGCGCGTCAGCCGGCGCCGTACTCGTACTGGTCCTCGGCGTCGGCAGCGGAATCGGCGCCGGGATCACCACCACCGTCGCCATGCCCGCCGCCGCCTTCGCCGGCTCGCTCACCGCGATGGCCCTCGTCTACACACTGGCCCGGCGCGGCGGCACGATGACCGGCGGGCGGCTCGTACTGGCCGGGGTGACCGTCTCGTACATCCTGTCCGCGCTCACCACCCTCGTCCTGGTGGTCTCGGCCCGGCCCGAGCACTTCCAGGAGGCGCTGTTCTGGTCCCTCGGCGGCCTCGGCAGCGCCCGCTGGGGCACGCTCGCCGTCCCGGCCGTCGTCCTCGTCGCCGGCACCGCCGTCCTCATGGCGCTCGCCAGACCGCTCGACCTGCTGCTGGTGGGGGAGGAGGGCGCGACCGTACTCGGACTGGACACCGCGCGCTTCCGCGCCGCCGTCTTCGTCCTCGCCTCACTCGTCACCGGCGTCATGGTCGCCGCGAGCGGCGCCATCGGCTTCGTCGGGCTGCTCGTACCGCACGCCGCGCGGATGGCGGTCGGGGCCGGACACCGGCCGCTGCTGCCCGTCGCCGCGCTCGGCGGCGCGGTCGTACTCGTCACCGCGGACCTCGCCGCCCGTACCGTCGCCGCGCCGCAGGACATCCCCGTCGGCGTCCTCACCGCCCTCATCGGCGGCCCGTTCTTCCTGTGGCTGATGCGCCGCCGCCCCGAAGGAGCCCCCGTATGA
- a CDS encoding ABC transporter ATP-binding protein, with product MSDRTAASLRVEALSYGFGDGRHLVDAVDLTAAPGETVGLVGPNGSGKTTLLRCVYGALRPTHGRALLDGDDLHTMTAKARARRVGTVPQDGQTDFELTVREVVAMGRSPHRRFWEADTAADTALADAALDRVGIAALAHRDFPSLSGGERQRALVARALVQRPALFVLDEPTNHLDIRYQLEVLTLMKELAATKLLALHDLNLAAYYCDRLYVLEAGTVVASGTPAEVLTPALLAAVYEVEAEVTPHPRTGAPTVVYLPEPPAPST from the coding sequence ATGAGCGACCGTACGGCCGCCTCGCTCCGCGTCGAAGCACTCTCCTACGGATTCGGCGACGGCCGGCACCTCGTCGACGCCGTCGACCTCACCGCCGCCCCCGGCGAGACCGTCGGACTAGTCGGCCCCAACGGCAGCGGCAAGACCACCCTGTTGCGCTGCGTGTACGGGGCGCTGCGCCCCACCCACGGCCGGGCCCTGCTGGACGGCGACGACCTGCACACCATGACCGCCAAGGCGCGCGCCCGGCGCGTGGGCACCGTCCCGCAGGACGGGCAGACCGACTTCGAGCTGACCGTCCGCGAGGTCGTCGCCATGGGCCGCTCCCCGCACCGCCGCTTCTGGGAGGCGGACACGGCGGCCGACACCGCACTCGCCGACGCCGCGCTCGACCGGGTCGGCATCGCCGCGCTCGCCCACCGCGACTTCCCCTCCCTCTCCGGCGGCGAACGCCAGCGGGCCCTCGTCGCCCGCGCCCTGGTCCAGCGGCCCGCGCTCTTCGTCCTGGACGAGCCGACCAACCATCTGGACATCCGCTACCAGCTCGAAGTCCTCACCCTGATGAAGGAGTTGGCGGCGACCAAGCTGCTCGCCCTGCACGACCTGAATCTCGCCGCGTACTACTGCGACCGCCTCTACGTGCTCGAAGCGGGTACCGTCGTCGCCTCGGGAACCCCGGCCGAGGTCCTGACACCCGCCCTCCTGGCAGCCGTCTACGAGGTGGAGGCCGAGGTCACACCCCACCCCCGGACCGGCGCCCCCACCGTCGTCTATCTGCCCGAGCCCCCGGCCCCGTCCACCTGA
- a CDS encoding putative leader peptide, which yields MVSHDVSDKTPGDLLVARLHVDLCRLASAMCTVGAAA from the coding sequence ATGGTTTCCCACGACGTGAGCGACAAGACGCCCGGCGATCTGCTGGTTGCGCGGCTGCACGTCGACCTGTGCCGCCTCGCCAGCGCCATGTGTACGGTCGGCGCTGCCGCCTGA
- a CDS encoding MoaD/ThiS family protein, protein MAIEVRIPTILRTYTDGAKAVEGTGDTIAALLTDLESRHTGIRERIVDGANGDQLRRFVNVYLNDEDVRFLDGISTKLADGDSVTILPAVAGGALEKPMLDTHAL, encoded by the coding sequence ATGGCCATCGAGGTCCGCATCCCGACCATCCTCCGCACCTACACCGACGGAGCCAAGGCCGTCGAAGGCACCGGTGACACCATCGCGGCGCTGCTCACGGACCTCGAATCCCGTCACACGGGCATCCGCGAGCGCATCGTCGACGGCGCCAACGGCGACCAGCTCCGCCGCTTCGTCAACGTCTACCTCAACGACGAGGACGTCCGCTTCCTGGACGGCATCTCCACCAAGCTCGCGGACGGCGACAGCGTCACCATCCTCCCGGCCGTCGCGGGCGGCGCACTCGAGAAGCCGATGCTCGACACGCACGCGCTCTGA
- a CDS encoding PLP-dependent cysteine synthase family protein: protein MRYDSPLAVVGDTPLVRLPRLSPSDDVRLWAKLEDRNPTGSIKDRPALRMVEQAEKDGRLTPGCTILEPTSGNTGISLAMAAKLKGYKIVCVMPENTSQERRELLAMWGAEIIPSPAAGGSNTAVRVAKELAAENPSWVMLYQYGNPDNAGAHYATTGPEILADLPSVTHFVAGLGTTGTLMGVGRYLREQKPDVRIVAAEPRYDDLVYGLRNLDEGFVPELYDESVLTSRYSVGSADAVTRTRQLLQQEGIFAGVSTGAALHAAIGLGNKAVKAGESADIVFVVADGGWKYLSTGVYTAATDEEAIETLQGQLWA from the coding sequence ATGCGGTACGACTCCCCGCTCGCGGTCGTCGGCGACACCCCCCTCGTACGGCTGCCCCGGCTCTCCCCGTCGGACGACGTCCGGCTCTGGGCCAAGCTGGAGGACCGCAACCCGACCGGCTCCATCAAGGACCGCCCGGCGCTGCGCATGGTCGAGCAGGCCGAGAAGGACGGCCGGCTCACACCGGGCTGCACCATCCTCGAGCCCACCAGCGGCAACACCGGCATCTCCCTCGCCATGGCCGCGAAGCTCAAGGGCTACAAGATCGTCTGCGTGATGCCGGAGAACACCTCGCAGGAGCGCCGCGAACTGCTCGCCATGTGGGGCGCCGAGATCATCCCGTCCCCGGCGGCGGGCGGCTCCAACACCGCCGTGCGCGTCGCCAAGGAGCTGGCCGCCGAGAACCCGAGCTGGGTGATGCTCTACCAGTACGGCAACCCGGACAACGCGGGCGCGCACTACGCCACCACCGGCCCCGAGATCCTCGCCGACCTGCCCTCCGTCACCCACTTCGTGGCCGGCCTCGGCACCACCGGCACGCTCATGGGCGTCGGCCGCTACCTGCGCGAGCAGAAGCCCGACGTCAGGATCGTCGCGGCCGAGCCGCGCTACGACGACCTCGTCTACGGCCTGCGCAACCTCGACGAGGGCTTCGTCCCCGAGCTGTACGACGAGTCCGTCCTCACCAGCCGCTACTCCGTCGGCTCCGCCGACGCCGTCACCCGCACCCGTCAACTGCTCCAGCAGGAAGGCATCTTCGCGGGTGTCTCCACCGGCGCCGCCCTGCACGCCGCGATCGGTCTCGGCAACAAGGCCGTCAAGGCGGGCGAGAGCGCCGACATCGTCTTCGTCGTCGCCGACGGCGGGTGGAAGTACCTCTCCACGGGCGTCTACACGGCTGCCACGGACGAAGAGGCCATCGAAACGCTCCAGGGCCAGCTCTGGGCCTGA